One window of the Clostridium sp. MB40-C1 genome contains the following:
- a CDS encoding iron-containing alcohol dehydrogenase: MTNMDINSMQDYLHHNFFCSCGKNHKTDLEYVEISEDAIKKIPEFIEKKSYKKIFMVADKNTYAVAGKQVEEEFKLANIKVNRIVLDKEEVVPNEESIMKIQLSMEDNYDLIIGVGTGTINDMCKYISYKLKIDYIIVATAPSMDGFASVGAALIINNLKTTYDTHVPTAIIADVNVLSKAPMNMITAGLGDILGKYTCLCDWKIANIINGEYYCEEIVKMVEKSIKKVVESADKVMSRSKEAISNITEALIGTGIAMSFVGNSRPASGSEHHISHYWEMKFLFEGRKPVLHGTKVGIGTVAVIKLYEMLLKEKIDFKKAVEVVESYDEKIWEEKMRESYGCAANGVIELESKTKKNSKFIHSKRIKEIEEHWAEITRVIEESLPNVKVIEDILISLNAPINPNQVGVDYEMIKESILVAKEVRNRYTLLQLLWDLGIGDKMATKIADYFEYEQTSYIELNNKYIKEKINNVRCFILDMDGTIYLGKYLFNFTPEFLKTVKETNREYYFFTNNSSKNQESYINKLKNMNIIIEPKQMMISSHVMIRHIKENYEGKSVYVVGTKSLLDEFRKYNINFDDENPDIVIIGFDTSLTYEKLEKACKFIRNGKIYFGINPDLNCPMEGNTLIPDCGSMARLIESSTNRLPEFFGKPSHHTLEYIIEKTGYKEEEIAIVGDRLYTDIAVTKDSDVLSILVLSGETQKSDIGKSSIQPDIVVNSLADITKVLQG; encoded by the coding sequence ATGACTAATATGGATATAAATTCTATGCAAGATTATTTACATCATAATTTCTTTTGTTCTTGTGGAAAAAATCATAAAACAGATTTAGAGTATGTAGAAATATCAGAGGATGCAATAAAAAAAATACCTGAGTTTATTGAAAAAAAATCTTACAAGAAAATATTTATGGTGGCAGATAAGAATACTTATGCAGTAGCTGGAAAACAAGTTGAAGAGGAATTTAAATTAGCAAATATTAAGGTGAATAGGATAGTATTAGATAAAGAAGAAGTTGTACCAAATGAGGAAAGTATAATGAAAATACAACTTTCTATGGAAGATAATTATGATCTTATAATAGGGGTTGGTACTGGAACAATTAATGATATGTGTAAATATATCAGTTATAAATTGAAAATAGATTATATTATTGTAGCTACAGCACCTTCTATGGATGGATTTGCATCAGTTGGAGCAGCGCTTATAATTAATAATTTAAAGACAACATATGATACACACGTTCCAACAGCTATTATAGCTGATGTAAATGTTTTATCAAAAGCCCCAATGAATATGATAACAGCAGGATTGGGTGATATTTTAGGTAAATATACTTGTCTATGCGATTGGAAAATAGCTAATATTATAAATGGGGAATATTACTGTGAAGAAATAGTTAAAATGGTTGAAAAATCTATAAAAAAGGTAGTTGAAAGTGCAGATAAAGTAATGTCTCGTTCAAAAGAGGCAATAAGTAATATTACAGAAGCTTTAATAGGAACTGGAATTGCCATGAGTTTTGTTGGAAATTCAAGACCAGCGTCTGGAAGTGAACATCATATTTCTCATTATTGGGAAATGAAATTTTTATTTGAGGGAAGAAAACCAGTATTGCATGGAACAAAGGTTGGTATAGGTACTGTAGCTGTTATAAAATTATATGAAATGCTATTAAAAGAAAAAATAGATTTTAAAAAAGCTGTAGAAGTTGTAGAAAGTTATGATGAAAAGATATGGGAAGAAAAGATGAGAGAAAGCTATGGTTGTGCTGCAAATGGAGTTATAGAACTAGAAAGTAAAACAAAGAAAAATTCAAAATTTATTCATAGTAAAAGGATTAAGGAAATAGAGGAACATTGGGCTGAAATTACAAGAGTTATAGAAGAATCTTTGCCTAATGTTAAAGTAATAGAAGATATTTTAATATCGTTAAACGCACCAATCAACCCAAATCAAGTAGGTGTTGATTATGAAATGATTAAAGAAAGTATACTAGTAGCCAAAGAAGTAAGAAATCGTTATACTTTATTACAATTATTGTGGGATTTAGGAATTGGGGATAAGATGGCAACTAAAATAGCAGATTATTTCGAGTATGAACAGACTTCATATATAGAGTTAAACAATAAATATATAAAGGAAAAAATAAATAATGTTAGATGTTTTATTTTAGATATGGATGGAACTATTTACCTAGGAAAGTATCTATTTAATTTTACACCAGAATTTTTAAAAACAGTTAAAGAAACCAATAGAGAGTATTATTTTTTTACAAATAATTCATCAAAGAATCAAGAAAGCTATATCAATAAATTAAAGAATATGAATATAATAATTGAACCTAAACAAATGATGATTTCTAGTCATGTTATGATAAGGCATATAAAGGAAAATTATGAAGGCAAAAGTGTATATGTTGTTGGGACAAAATCTTTGTTAGATGAATTTAGAAAATACAATATAAATTTTGATGATGAAAACCCTGATATTGTAATAATAGGATTTGATACAAGCCTTACTTATGAAAAACTTGAAAAAGCATGTAAATTTATAAGAAATGGAAAAATATATTTTGGAATTAACCCAGATTTAAATTGTCCTATGGAAGGAAATACTCTTATTCCTGATTGTGGATCTATGGCAAGATTAATTGAAAGTTCAACTAATAGACTTCCAGAATTTTTCGGTAAACCCTCTCATCATACATTAGAATATATAATTGAAAAAACTGGTTATAAAGAAGAGGAAATTGCTATTGTTGGGGATAGATTATATACAGATATAGCAGTAACTAAAGATAGTGATGTTTTATCAATATTAGTATTAAGTGGAGAAACACAAAAAAGCGACATTGGTAAAAGTAGTATTCAGCCAGATATAGTTGTAAATTCTTTGGCTGATATTACAAAAGTATTACAAGGATAA
- a CDS encoding DUF4878 domain-containing protein, whose amino-acid sequence MKNSNKVLAIFFVLLFIVFFMLGTGLGFYCVKFETTPKSIATNALSFFSKSSKPQESVKAYFDCLKKQDTKKAATYIRESSDEAKSTNEDNKPKFENKYEEKILQEFTSKLKYEILSTKINGNNAKVKVKITAPNLTKITANIITELLPTIFSQAISGKQDNKKVENMTMERLLNSLKDSEVSMSTSEIDIELLKDKEKKMWLIVGNDELFNALTGDLGKVFGDLEKSMKK is encoded by the coding sequence GTGAAGAATTCAAATAAAGTGCTAGCAATATTTTTTGTATTATTATTTATAGTTTTTTTCATGCTAGGAACGGGATTAGGCTTTTACTGTGTAAAGTTTGAGACAACTCCTAAATCTATAGCAACTAATGCATTATCTTTTTTTAGTAAGTCTTCTAAACCTCAAGAAAGTGTAAAGGCTTATTTTGATTGCCTTAAAAAACAAGATACTAAGAAAGCAGCAACTTATATTAGAGAATCAAGTGATGAAGCAAAGTCTACAAATGAGGATAATAAACCAAAATTTGAAAACAAATATGAAGAAAAAATATTGCAGGAGTTTACTTCTAAATTAAAATATGAGATTCTTTCAACTAAGATAAATGGAAATAATGCTAAAGTAAAGGTGAAAATTACGGCACCAAATTTGACAAAAATAACAGCAAATATAATTACAGAGTTATTGCCAACTATTTTTTCACAAGCAATAAGTGGAAAGCAAGATAATAAAAAAGTAGAAAATATGACAATGGAACGTTTATTAAATAGTCTTAAAGATTCTGAAGTCTCAATGAGTACTAGTGAAATAGATATTGAGTTATTGAAGGATAAAGAGAAAAAAATGTGGCTAATAGTAGGAAATGATGAACTTTTTAATGCTTTAACAGGTGATTTAGGAAAAGTTTTTGGTGACTTAGAGAAAAGTATGAAAAAATAG
- a CDS encoding helix-turn-helix domain-containing protein, translating into MYTLICTIKKYRLLKKLTQSQLAKKAGISKSYLSEIESGKKVPGKDVAKKLGTALKISPSEFMLWIDD; encoded by the coding sequence TTGTATACTTTGATTTGCACAATTAAAAAATATAGACTTTTAAAAAAACTTACTCAAAGTCAATTAGCTAAAAAAGCAGGTATAAGTAAAAGTTATTTATCTGAAATAGAGTCTGGAAAAAAGGTTCCTGGTAAAGATGTTGCCAAAAAACTAGGAACAGCTCTTAAGATATCTCCATCTGAATTTATGCTATGGATAGATGATTAA
- a CDS encoding DUF1492 domain-containing protein — MNYINEAMEYLTSYKDLKIAIENLNEKEIKLNERLYGLRSGNFNGMPKGKSVEADDILVNTIFQLDQTRKFIKETEDKIKEIDDVLKNLKENDDTEEYEKLLRLWYIEDWTKIAMTEEFNCSDRQLYRIRAKAIRKLAIQLFGIKVIA; from the coding sequence ATGAATTATATAAATGAGGCAATGGAGTATTTAACTAGTTACAAGGATTTAAAAATAGCTATTGAAAATTTAAATGAAAAGGAAATTAAATTAAATGAACGCTTATATGGTTTAAGATCTGGAAATTTTAATGGAATGCCAAAAGGAAAGAGTGTTGAAGCTGATGATATACTTGTAAATACTATATTCCAATTAGATCAAACAAGAAAATTTATAAAAGAAACAGAAGATAAGATAAAAGAAATAGATGATGTCCTCAAAAATTTGAAGGAAAATGATGATACTGAAGAATATGAAAAGCTATTAAGACTTTGGTATATAGAAGATTGGACTAAAATAGCAATGACTGAAGAGTTTAATTGTTCTGACCGTCAACTTTATAGAATAAGAGCTAAAGCAATTAGGAAGCTCGCTATACAGTTATTTGGAATAAAAGTTATAGCTTAA
- a CDS encoding ribulokinase yields the protein MGKYAIGVDFGTLSVRALLINIETGEELLTKIYEYPHGVMIDSIPTGEKLGIDWALQHPKDYEIGLIETLKGIMDENLVSNEDIIGIGVDFTSSTILPTTKEGIPLCYLKEYEHEPHAYAKLWNHHSAQYCCDKIYQIAKNTNQKWLSLYGGKISSEWMIPKIMQIVKESPNIYDASDRIIEACDWITWILTGKEIRSACAAGYKAFYHHEMGYPNKNFFKLLDSRMENVVQEKLSTNIKSIGDCAGYLTKNMADKTGLKERTPVGVSIIDAHASVAASKIDGPGKMLIIMGTSSCHMLLSETEEGIPGVCGIVKDGILPGYFGYEAGQCCVGDHFAWFKENVLSSNYKEEAKKLGISEFELLNKKLENYKVGESGLIALDWFNGVRSTLMDFDLTGMILGMTLKTKPEEIYRALIEATAYGTRNIIEQFEKHGVAVNEMCVTGGIPSKNPMLIQIYSDVCNKEIKVVDTNQSGALGSAILGIAAAEEQFTGYKNANDAARHLGKVKKKTFKPIKENVIIYNSLYKEYLNLHDYFGKGENNIMKRLKQIKATAKYK from the coding sequence ATGGGGAAATATGCTATAGGTGTTGATTTTGGAACATTGTCAGTTAGGGCATTATTAATTAATATAGAAACAGGTGAGGAATTATTAACTAAAATTTATGAGTATCCTCATGGCGTCATGATAGATAGTATTCCTACTGGCGAAAAACTAGGAATTGATTGGGCTTTACAACATCCAAAAGATTATGAGATAGGGTTAATTGAGACATTAAAAGGCATTATGGATGAGAATTTAGTAAGTAATGAAGATATAATTGGAATAGGGGTGGATTTTACATCTTCTACAATATTACCTACAACAAAAGAAGGAATTCCTCTTTGTTATTTAAAAGAATATGAACATGAACCACATGCATATGCAAAGTTATGGAATCATCATTCAGCACAATATTGTTGTGATAAGATTTATCAAATTGCCAAAAATACAAATCAAAAGTGGCTTTCTTTATATGGAGGTAAGATTTCAAGTGAGTGGATGATACCTAAAATAATGCAGATAGTAAAGGAGTCGCCTAATATATATGATGCAAGCGATAGAATAATAGAAGCCTGTGATTGGATAACATGGATTTTAACTGGAAAAGAAATAAGGAGTGCTTGTGCTGCAGGTTATAAAGCATTTTATCATCATGAAATGGGATATCCAAATAAAAATTTTTTTAAATTGTTGGATTCTAGAATGGAAAACGTTGTGCAAGAAAAATTATCAACTAATATTAAGTCAATAGGTGATTGTGCAGGATATTTGACCAAGAATATGGCAGATAAAACAGGGTTAAAAGAAAGAACACCTGTTGGAGTTAGTATTATAGATGCTCATGCGTCAGTTGCTGCAAGTAAGATAGATGGTCCAGGGAAAATGCTTATAATTATGGGGACATCTTCTTGCCATATGTTATTATCTGAAACAGAAGAAGGGATTCCAGGAGTCTGTGGTATTGTAAAAGATGGGATTCTTCCAGGATATTTTGGATATGAGGCAGGTCAATGTTGTGTAGGAGATCATTTTGCATGGTTTAAAGAAAATGTACTTTCAAGTAATTATAAAGAAGAAGCTAAAAAATTAGGAATAAGTGAATTTGAGCTATTGAATAAAAAATTAGAAAACTATAAAGTTGGAGAAAGTGGACTTATAGCATTAGATTGGTTTAATGGCGTAAGGTCAACTCTAATGGATTTTGATTTAACAGGAATGATATTAGGAATGACATTAAAAACAAAACCAGAAGAAATTTATAGAGCATTAATAGAAGCAACTGCTTATGGGACAAGAAATATTATAGAACAGTTTGAAAAGCATGGTGTAGCAGTTAATGAAATGTGTGTTACGGGCGGAATACCATCAAAAAATCCTATGCTAATTCAAATATATTCAGACGTGTGCAATAAAGAAATAAAAGTTGTAGACACTAATCAATCAGGAGCTTTAGGAAGTGCTATTTTAGGAATTGCAGCGGCAGAGGAACAATTTACTGGATACAAAAATGCTAATGATGCAGCAAGACATTTAGGTAAGGTTAAAAAGAAAACGTTTAAACCAATTAAAGAAAATGTAATCATATATAATAGCTTATATAAAGAATACTTAAATCTTCATGATTATTTTGGTAAAGGTGAAAATAATATTATGAAAAGATTAAAACAGATTAAAGCAACTGCAAAATATAAATAA
- a CDS encoding phosphate-starvation-inducible PsiE family protein yields the protein MKKKAMKEFVFKLSHIFEIILALMVLLKVLLGTIDLFRMMWVSYIQNISNPVTYYELEDLFGYALLLVIGVELVVMLTLHTAESVIDVLLYAIARKILLIPKDKGMTEIFMGILAIVLLFGIKKYLFIKKESLDESSGSD from the coding sequence ATGAAGAAAAAAGCAATGAAAGAATTTGTTTTTAAATTAAGTCACATTTTTGAAATAATATTAGCATTAATGGTATTATTGAAGGTTTTATTAGGCACTATAGATTTATTTAGAATGATGTGGGTTTCTTATATACAAAATATATCAAATCCTGTTACTTATTATGAATTAGAAGATTTGTTTGGATATGCTCTTTTATTAGTTATAGGAGTAGAGCTTGTTGTAATGCTAACATTACATACAGCAGAGAGTGTAATAGATGTACTTTTATATGCTATAGCCAGAAAAATTTTATTAATACCCAAAGATAAAGGGATGACTGAAATTTTCATGGGTATATTAGCCATAGTTTTATTATTTGGTATAAAAAAATATTTATTTATTAAAAAAGAATCTTTAGATGAGAGTAGTGGATCAGACTAA
- a CDS encoding helix-turn-helix transcriptional regulator translates to MIEELPWYKKMKILRTLKSWSQVEAAENCCTNSKAYWLWESGKTYPRKNSQKAIAAAFGVPLKEIFDSKKC, encoded by the coding sequence ATGATTGAAGAATTACCGTGGTATAAAAAAATGAAGATTTTAAGAACTTTAAAAAGTTGGAGTCAAGTGGAGGCTGCTGAAAACTGTTGTACTAATTCAAAAGCTTATTGGTTATGGGAAAGTGGAAAAACATATCCTAGAAAAAACAGTCAAAAAGCAATTGCGGCAGCTTTTGGAGTACCGTTAAAAGAAATATTTGACTCTAAGAAATGTTGA
- a CDS encoding DUF1292 domain-containing protein, producing MNKIREYTENEKNIFGKIYAEIMDATIEIEDSLSEEYLYRRKYIKNSNILKEYISLINEVDNLVDGKGILELFKNDEKYKKVLEAYKQKNRTDLNQLENCTKCACLKCPNECIFDSCLVCRQDSIIKYCDYKKINMSTFKNFTLNLTNNDTREDNTYKVLSIIQNLEVKQKYIIIENIYDKDDKYILYYYPGIKKDTYGEITDEEEFNSVASLYKIHS from the coding sequence ATGAATAAAATTAGAGAATATACGGAAAACGAAAAGAATATATTTGGGAAAATATATGCAGAAATTATGGACGCTACTATTGAAATAGAAGATTCTCTTTCAGAAGAATATTTGTATAGAAGAAAATATATAAAAAACTCTAATATTCTAAAAGAATATATAAGCCTTATAAATGAAGTGGATAACTTAGTTGACGGCAAGGGGATTCTTGAACTTTTTAAAAATGATGAAAAATATAAAAAAGTACTAGAGGCTTATAAACAGAAAAACAGAACTGATTTAAATCAATTAGAAAACTGTACTAAATGTGCTTGTTTAAAATGTCCTAATGAATGTATATTTGATTCATGCCTTGTATGTAGACAAGACTCTATAATAAAGTATTGTGATTATAAAAAAATAAATATGAGTACTTTTAAAAATTTCACATTAAACCTTACCAATAATGATACACGAGAAGATAATACATATAAGGTGTTATCTATAATTCAAAACTTAGAAGTAAAACAAAAATATATAATTATTGAAAATATTTATGACAAAGATGATAAATATATCTTATATTACTACCCTGGAATAAAAAAAGATACTTATGGTGAGATAACGGATGAAGAAGAATTTAACAGTGTAGCTTCTTTATATAAAATACATTCTTAA
- a CDS encoding esterase, translating to MENLKVTSMEELKKMAVPDIIELPGFKEEIPFVAKVKRVSLLNLVQKGIIPNALLSAAEELFYGKDSSKGVDIQQMSKVMSIMAESTLVEPSIEDLRQVNLELTDEQLITLFNYSQQGLKGLSTFHSEGEDTEHNSHK from the coding sequence ATGGAAAACTTAAAAGTAACAAGTATGGAAGAGCTTAAAAAAATGGCTGTGCCAGATATAATAGAACTTCCAGGATTTAAAGAAGAGATACCTTTTGTAGCAAAAGTAAAAAGGGTGTCTCTTTTAAATTTAGTACAAAAAGGAATTATACCTAATGCTTTGCTAAGTGCAGCAGAAGAATTATTTTATGGAAAAGACTCTTCAAAAGGTGTTGATATACAACAAATGTCTAAGGTAATGTCTATTATGGCTGAAAGTACTTTAGTAGAACCTTCCATAGAAGATTTAAGACAAGTAAATTTAGAATTAACAGATGAGCAGTTAATAACATTATTTAATTACAGTCAACAGGGGCTAAAAGGATTGTCCACCTTTCATTCAGAAGGAGAGGATACTGAGCATAATAGCCATAAGTAA
- a CDS encoding LacI family DNA-binding transcriptional regulator, which yields MASYRKITTKDIADYAGVSQSTVSMVLNNRPDVSFSYKTREKVLNAAKVLGYKKNNKNKLCTEEVLSKLIIVMCPSLSNLYYTMLIHSITEQANKCGYSIFIAPTMRNPKLEKHYLNIYSGFKVAGIIYLYQSTLISQIKELSSSTPIVLISDKNENLNLDSVELNSHKTGYIIGEHILSLGHKKVAYISTPLLQHEIPRIQRLNGLKKSFSDHNIDINNIIVRNENLKNIAKYPLDRTEYLSGYNLTKQLLNERKDMTAFIGTNDMVAIGIIDALSEMRYKIPNDFSVCGFDNTLLSSLHKISLTTIDHAIEDKGTEAVNIISKKINNKSDSNTQNRSCIMRLEYEPFLVQRSSTGIVRTTNIS from the coding sequence TTGGCATCTTACCGTAAAATAACAACAAAGGATATTGCTGATTATGCTGGTGTTTCACAGTCAACTGTTTCTATGGTGTTAAATAATAGACCAGATGTTTCTTTTTCTTACAAAACAAGAGAAAAAGTTCTTAACGCAGCAAAAGTTTTAGGATATAAAAAAAATAACAAAAATAAATTATGTACTGAGGAAGTATTATCTAAGCTTATTATAGTAATGTGTCCTTCTCTTTCTAATTTATATTATACTATGCTTATACATTCAATTACTGAACAAGCAAATAAATGTGGATATTCTATATTTATAGCTCCTACAATGAGAAATCCTAAACTTGAAAAACATTATTTAAATATATATTCAGGATTTAAAGTAGCAGGAATTATTTATTTATACCAATCTACTTTAATATCTCAAATAAAGGAACTATCTTCCTCAACTCCTATTGTTTTAATTAGCGATAAAAATGAAAACCTGAACTTAGATTCTGTTGAGTTAAATAGTCATAAAACAGGATATATTATAGGAGAACATATCTTGTCACTTGGACATAAAAAAGTAGCTTATATTTCTACCCCACTGCTTCAACATGAAATTCCTAGAATTCAAAGGCTTAATGGTCTAAAAAAAAGTTTTTCAGACCATAACATTGATATTAATAACATTATAGTAAGAAATGAAAATTTAAAAAATATTGCTAAATACCCATTAGATAGGACTGAATACTTATCAGGTTACAATTTAACTAAACAATTATTAAATGAAAGAAAAGACATGACAGCTTTTATTGGTACTAACGATATGGTCGCCATTGGAATTATTGATGCTTTATCAGAGATGAGATATAAAATTCCAAATGATTTTTCAGTTTGTGGATTCGATAATACTTTGTTATCCTCATTACATAAAATATCCTTAACCACTATAGATCATGCTATAGAAGATAAAGGAACTGAGGCTGTTAATATTATATCAAAAAAAATAAATAATAAATCCGACTCAAATACACAAAATAGATCTTGTATTATGAGACTTGAATATGAACCTTTTTTAGTTCAAAGAAGTAGTACTGGTATTGTACGAACTACAAACATTTCTTAA
- a CDS encoding Ig-like domain-containing protein yields the protein MNNEGKVLVNIFKAVVENERTGEKFEFDTASEAEIKPDLSKGKEDILRIKNRVQAINRTEDIVIGYEIKLKDNTFNPNVLALIEGGTFDGTKYIAPVVGETVNNTPYTLTLYTEEKDYDETIGYAKFTFKHNKGKAVTYKVQDGKFYVPEFISKSRPHRGEPPVDIEFIKSLDGNKPSKPEIEGGIKKDSNTDLDVEITNNRVTWTFKEAVNQDDVTKENFLVRNKNNNFVIDGKVTIDFPKKVVTFIPDGLEAGTRYMAEAKAIRKLDGTGKTSPISVEFATLNL from the coding sequence ATGAATAATGAAGGAAAAGTTTTAGTTAATATTTTTAAAGCAGTAGTAGAAAATGAAAGAACTGGTGAAAAATTTGAATTTGATACAGCAAGTGAAGCTGAAATCAAACCAGATTTAAGTAAAGGAAAAGAAGATATATTAAGAATCAAAAATAGAGTACAAGCAATAAATAGAACTGAAGATATTGTAATTGGATATGAAATAAAACTTAAGGATAATACTTTCAACCCTAATGTACTAGCACTTATAGAAGGTGGTACATTTGATGGAACAAAATATATTGCTCCAGTAGTAGGAGAAACTGTTAACAATACTCCTTACACATTAACTTTATATACAGAAGAAAAAGATTATGATGAAACTATAGGATATGCTAAATTCACATTTAAACATAACAAAGGCAAGGCAGTAACTTACAAAGTTCAAGATGGAAAATTCTATGTGCCTGAATTTATTTCTAAGAGTAGACCACATAGAGGAGAACCACCTGTAGATATAGAATTTATTAAATCTTTAGATGGAAATAAACCATCAAAACCTGAAATAGAAGGCGGAATTAAAAAAGACTCAAATACAGATTTAGATGTAGAAATAACTAATAACAGAGTGACTTGGACATTTAAAGAAGCAGTAAACCAAGATGATGTTACAAAAGAAAATTTCTTAGTTAGAAATAAAAACAATAATTTTGTAATAGATGGGAAAGTGACTATAGATTTTCCTAAAAAAGTAGTAACTTTCATTCCAGATGGACTTGAAGCAGGCACAAGATATATGGCAGAAGCTAAAGCAATTAGAAAACTAGATGGCACTGGAAAAACTTCACCAATATCTGTAGAATTCGCTACTTTAAATCTGTAG
- a CDS encoding GNAT family N-acetyltransferase has protein sequence MDKIKLFKEEYLEKSAKLLILTFNREPWNENWTFETAFKRLEETYKTPNFKGWVYEKDNKIVGVIMGNCEQWYEGTQYYIKDFFVDANIQKQGIGSKMLKHLERELKDLDVNFIHFWTLKGEKTEKFYKNNGYELPNTLTLMTKDLDSE, from the coding sequence ATGGATAAAATTAAATTGTTTAAAGAAGAGTATTTAGAGAAAAGTGCTAAACTGTTAATATTAACTTTTAATAGGGAGCCTTGGAATGAAAATTGGACTTTTGAAACTGCATTTAAAAGATTAGAAGAGACATACAAAACTCCTAATTTTAAAGGCTGGGTTTATGAGAAAGATAATAAGATTGTAGGAGTTATTATGGGGAATTGCGAACAATGGTATGAAGGAACTCAATATTATATTAAAGATTTTTTTGTAGATGCAAATATTCAAAAACAAGGTATTGGAAGCAAGATGTTAAAACATTTAGAAAGAGAACTAAAAGATTTAGATGTAAATTTTATTCATTTTTGGACACTTAAAGGTGAAAAAACAGAAAAATTTTATAAAAACAATGGTTATGAATTACCTAATACATTAACATTGATGACAAAAGATTTAGATAGTGAATAA
- a CDS encoding helix-turn-helix domain-containing protein, with translation MALTKSEMGMLIKKARKLKSKSLCKNYTQNDLAKDIGISRSYLGDIEGGRTYPNYILLNKIADACGVPFSFFDKKTAKPQPENTLKLIEKDTDSKRSFTGTLIDMLIEQDFFDDPDNIPQDTVNTIMKALKKDIQRAIKNKEVKKNKGENI, from the coding sequence ATGGCTTTAACTAAAAGTGAAATGGGAATGTTAATAAAAAAAGCGAGAAAGCTTAAATCTAAAAGTCTATGTAAAAACTATACTCAAAATGACCTTGCAAAGGACATTGGTATTTCTAGAAGTTATTTAGGTGACATAGAAGGCGGAAGAACATATCCAAATTACATTTTGCTAAACAAAATAGCCGATGCTTGTGGGGTTCCTTTTTCTTTTTTTGATAAAAAGACTGCAAAACCCCAACCAGAAAATACTCTTAAATTAATTGAAAAAGACACCGATAGTAAAAGAAGCTTTACAGGAACACTTATAGATATGCTAATTGAACAGGATTTTTTTGATGATCCTGATAACATTCCACAAGATACAGTTAACACAATAATGAAAGCATTAAAAAAAGACATACAAAGAGCTATTAAAAATAAAGAAGTTAAAAAAAACAAAGGAGAAAATATCTAA